Below is a window of Electrophorus electricus isolate fEleEle1 chromosome 12, fEleEle1.pri, whole genome shotgun sequence DNA.
GGAGTTCCCCCAACAGCTACAAGTGAGATTATGGCAGTATTAAATCATCACAGTATTACGTCACATGTCCTTCAGATAGGAATGGACTGGCCATTTTACCCCGTGTTCCAAAATAAACTGAGTCAGCACAGCCAACGACGTTTAGGTGCTGTCTCTCGCTGTTGGAACTGGCCTATCAGGGAGAGGTCATCGCTACAGCAAGAACCATCTTCATGAATATAGCCACACGATCTAATCAAATTCCTGTAACACGTGTGTCTGCAttatgtgttttaaacatttttaaactgctgTAAAGCTAAGGGACAGGGCAGAAGCAAGACATTCCTTTACAAGGTGGGTGTGGCAGttacaaaacaaggaaaaacacaTGAGCCAAGGCTGCACTACAACTCCGTTACCTGTGAACATCTGCCCTGACACATCGCAATCAACATGTGACAACCTGTGTTAAAAGCAAAGCTCCTCACCTTCAGGGACTGACGTTTGGTGACGTAATTatcagaatgcagcagctttTCATACTCTGTAAACACctgaaaaattaatgaaagaCCACTTTTACCAGACATATACTGCTTCTTCCCAGGAACTTTAACAAAATTGATCCACCACCTTTAAATAGCACTTTCTACTAATATTATTGTAAGAAGTACTCTGGCGCTCAACACTTACTCTGTCATAATTTGTCTCTAAGAAATCCGCACACATGATCTTGTGTCTTGTTAGAAGATCctgcaaataaaaatgatgtaGTAAATGTGTCTACTCAAATCAAATCCAACTGAAAGTAAGTTTTAGAAACAACACTTTTATAAGTTTCAAGTAAAGTAACAAGTAATATGATAATCATAGGTTTGCTTAAGACGTCAAAATTACATACAGGATATAGTGTCTTAAAAAGGTAAACTCAAATAGCTTGGCTCACCTTAAATGAAGCAAAGGCATCTGAGGCAATGTCAAAGGTAGACAGTTCCACATAACGGAAAAAGCAGTAGAAGTCCTCAGAGAACAAGACGGTTCGGGCCAAGGGTTCATGACGGAGGCACTCTCTCAGCATCATGCCACAGTTCAGAGCCACATCTGCAGTCTCATAACTGCAGTTAACAGAGGAAACACCAAGGTCAACACTCGACAACACCCCTTTTAAATTTCTTCCCCAGATAAAAACATACAACTCCCACCCAGCATCTAGATCCCTAGATCATTGTAGATCATACAATAGCAGCAGAGCTGGGATGGGGAGGGTCAACATGGCTCCTCCATAAAACACAGCCAATAACATAGCTAAATCCTTCTGTCCCTGACCATTCAGAGTAATGATAACCAATAGCGGGCATCTCTTAGGTCGCGGATGTTAGTACTATAACATACAGTTTAGCCATCCTTTCCAACCAGTGATGCACAGTGAAACCACAGGTGATTGTACACTCATGGACTTCCAGCCACAAATGACACTTGCTACACTGGGAATTGAACTCTGATACCAACCACAGGACAAACCTACTTAGCCAAGAGCCAAATTATACATGTTTCGGTGTAACAGATTCATGGAAAACTTGCACAACCAAGCAATGATGCAGTGATGTTCAATTTGTTCATGCACATTTGCCCTAAAAAACATTGCTTGCAGCTCTGATAACAGGACAGGCAATGAAGACAATTATAGCTCTAAAATACCCACCCATAATGCATCAGCAACGTCAGCTACAACTGACAGGCTAATCAATGCTTTTTAGAAAATGCTGATGCATGGCTGGTCCCCAGGGCCTGGAAAACGTACCCTTTTAGCAGCATGAAGAGGATCTGGGAGTGGGAGGAAATGTACTCAACAGTGGGAGTGCGGGTGCCAATCTGACGACGAACTATGTTGCTGAACAACTGCACCACATCCTTCTTTCCCTTTAAGGATCAAAATCAGACACATTCAGCACATGAGTAGCAAGCGAGTTTAAACTTTAATCACAAGCAATGCAGAACAATATCTTGAAAGCCACACAGAGATGGTCTACTCAAAACTGTATTTAAGGCAGCAACATACATTTCACAGGATTGGCAAACTTTGTTAGCAAACCTGaatagacaaaaataaatcaataaagctCAGGTTTTGACCAATATCTTAGCCAATCACATTGCATACTACTCTCCTGGACATCATCAAATCTACTGTGCAAACACCAAATCTAAATGCAAACACATGACTTCAATATGAATGACATTCACCTCAAAGTCAATCCTTTGCAGGTTGGCTATGAGAGTAATGAGGAGGTTGGTATTGTACAGCTCCTGGGCCAGCTGGGCCACTGCTTCCGTTTGAGGTTCTTTGTCGCCGGTGCCACACAGGACTTCTTTCAGCGATGCTAGATTCTTTGACACCTCCTCTGCAACCTGTTAGAAAAATCAGTCCAATTTTTCCCCTCTCCGCTGCCATGCTCCAAGTTCAAatttaaaagaggaaaaactgAATTCACCCAATACTGctcttgctctaaaacacagTAACGACAATGCACTCAGCTGCCGGATGTCAAATGCAACACGGCCGTTTTATTCCAAATAAAAGGTCCTGTGAGGTGTCAAATTTCACTGCTGACCTTTTCACATTTCTTGTTGTCAGATGCCTCCAGTTTCTCCAAGCATGCCACATTCTCCTTGAGGTTCTTTACAATCTCTGCTGGGTTCTTCTGAGACTTCCCAAAGGGGAATGGCATGGTGTTTAGATGGTGTGGCTGGTTTTATATGAAGTGAGAAACCTTCCACCTTCCAAAGATAAAGGAACAAAACCCCAATCTTACACAGGTATAAATACCAAATAACTAGTCTATTCAGgccaataataaaataaacagtgggGTCATGGGTGTCAAACGTCTTTTTCCCCCCACTCATGAAGTAAAGTCAGTTTTCACCTTTCAAATCCCACTAAAATACACATAGGAAGGAACTCTCAGATCTGACATCAGCATTCTTAACCTGCAATTCATACGGGAAATGCAGGACAATACTTCATTTACTGAGCAAACTATAGCCCAACTCTTAAACCAAACTATAGCCCAACTCTTAAACCATACCAAATGTACCCAGTTTGAAGAGAGTATAAACCGCACTCAAAAATATGCAACACTATTTGATCCTTCACCCACTATTAAGTTGCGGTCCTATTATTTATTATCTCAGAAATTGTAACTTCACTACATAATAGGGCTAGATACCAAGCTCAGTTTCAAAATGGCATTAACCAAATCTCACAAGTAATATAGAACAATGGTACATACAAAACACTGTGTCCATATTCAATTAATTGGTAAATGCACAAAGAAGTTAGGCATTTGTTGACATTCATTATTGATGACTACTTTTTCaaaaactaaacactgaaaTCTACCAAGGCACATCAACATGTAGGAGCTTGCCTTGGGCAAAGTATACTCAACCAGTGtgacaattttttaaaatttattttggcACTATGATCTAAATTACTTCAAAATTCTTCCAAATttttgcagtttaaaaaaaacaaacaaacaaacaaacaaaaaacaaaacaaaacacagaatgtcCATACAATCACTTACTTAAACTCCAACAATGCGGATGCCGAGCAAATTCAAATAGGACTGAACATAATGAATGTTCATATGGTtccttattgtttgttttaatgaaagGCAAACAAGAATGCCAGAATATATAAACACTATCATGTAAGGTTACTGTTCAGGATTAATTCTTAGACATACAGTCCTTTCAAAATctagtttgtttttacatgcCATATACTATGTTAAGAGTCTAAGTAAATCTAACAAATGTCTTATTCTCTTGCAAGTGCTTGAATTTACCATCCTGCATGGGTCTTTATTTGGATTGCATGGTGCCAAGCATTATCTCACCAGGCTATTTTTCTAGTATGGGACTAACAGCATCAAAACAACTGTAATTCTGTGTCGTCTATTAATGACACACTGATTCAGCCTACTGGGGGACAGCCTGAAACTGAGCTACAGTATTTATGCTAATTTACAGACTACTTGCCAAGACATGTTAAGCATGAAATGGGGATGAACTAAAATGTTTGGCCTTTATTCTGTCATTATTCAGCTTTCCTATtcctttaatttaaaaaagttaaacaaacaGTCTTAAAAGTATGGCATAGATAACCAGAAACATCCCACGTGCATACTTAAGTAGCTATTAGAAGTAAAGAACATATACGCAGTATGAATGTTTTGACTCTGAATTGAACGTGATCTTTTAAATTCCTACTTTTCACATGGCATCTTTTGTGAGCTTGGCAGGTTAATATGTGACAACTTTGACTACGAATACAATAAACTACAAACTCAAGCAAGTCTGAGCAGTAATAATCAAGCAAGCAAGCACGACTTGCCTCTCCACCTGAACTAGACAGCTGTTAAAGAAGGAAACTGATGTCTGATCAAGATATCTGCCACCACCCAGTTAGACTGAAAAAGCCAGCAGACACCGATCAACATTTCTCAAAAAGCTACCTAGTTAGCTACTGATTTTTATAGACGTCACACACTTCGAAATGTCAATTAGCTATGTGTTCAACTAATTTAAAGTGGTAAGAGCCAGCAATTCATGGAAATACAGCTAGTTTGCTAGCTAGGATAGCAAACCAAGGCAAGTCGATTTCCTGTCTAGATTCAGCAGTATGATTACCAATGTAATCTAGTTAGCGAGTCATAAATAAGAATATAGAAAGCGGGCTGAGGTAGGTAAACCAGTAATCCGATATTTAGACATGTTAGTAGCTATTTAACCTATATGCTGAGCAACAGGCTACGATCTCTGATTACTTAGGTTACGTTTAGATGGTTTCCTCTCTTCCAGTGAGAGCAACCAGCACCGCACAGCACGCACGGAACTTTCTCCCAAGTGACAGCTTTGCTATAGCAAGTCCACTGCTGGATTTCTAAATACTGATGCAACTAGACGGGCAAACTAAACAGCAACGCAGATGTAATGTTAATGTAGCCATCGGTCCCAAAACCCTGAAAATGACACCACTAGCCAGGCAACTTTGAACTGAAAAGCGGGTTTAGGAGGAATCGTAGAAAATGGCAGACACGACGAGACACCTAGACAAGTCAGGGGTTTACTAGTTTACTTTGTCTACTAGGACTGGCTGTTAATATGATCTAGTTGAGGTTAGGTAGCTGGTTTGGATATCGAGATGAAATAAGATGGGAGTTGGATACTCACCGCATTCACCAATTTAAACGTCGACGCTGGAAAACCACTCAGAccaagttagctaacctagctagatcAATCGAATAAACTAGTTATAAGTACCACCACACGCTAAAACATTATTCAGACTGTGGCGTACATGTTATTCGcccttaaatatgttttttaaaactgcagttaGCTGGTTTTCCTTGCTCCTTATAACACCCATTCACTGACGAAGACCAGCTATATGCTAAGCTAACCTAGTTATGTCAGGGAAGTTGGCGAGTGTTTTTAGGGAACCGCCCTCCTTTCACGACCGACATGAGCTCTAGCCAATAGAAACCGCCGTCCTTTCACGACCGACATCAGCTCTGGCCAATAGAAACCGCCCTCCTTTCACGGCCGACATCACCAATAGTAGCGTCTACTGGAAGCAAACGCCCTCTTCGATTTATGTTCGTGGTTTATAATTATTCTAATTCAAGCAGATTTATTGAAAAATCTGGCAGACAGTCTACATCATTGGCAATAACAAAATGTGACCCTTTCTTCTGACTTCAGATATAGCCCATATATCCCACTAACACTTTATGTTAATGCTGTTATTGACGCTGAACTTCTTGTGAAAACGTGTTCTGTATGTTGTGATTTCTAAATGAGGTATTTCAGTTAATCATATATTACCCTAATATACTGTCATAAGAAAGGACATTCATTTTGTTAACATTccaatatattataaatataataaaaatataaatatttttttttaatacagtgcATTGTGTAGAGACAAGTAGACATAAACCAATTTTGGATTTGTACTATGGATTCTTCTGACTTTGTTATTAGTTGCACCTCAGTCACTCGTTGACTGAGGCATGAACCAGCTCCTAtccccagaaaaaaaaaagatactcaCCAGGATACAAGACCATATAAGGCATCTGCAAAAGGAAGGAATACTTAGATTATGATTCTTGTTGCAggcaatgaaataaaataaatcagctATTTTAAATAACTGCATCTTATCCCAAAAAGGTATGCCAATggaattaaaaatatgtttggATAGCTTTAACATCTGTTAAGTGATTCTACAGTTCAAAGCTTACAAATAACTAAGACcattaattaaattatgtaaaaaatCTTCCTGGGATATTCCTGGGATAGGAGACACTTAATACCTGTTCTTTGGCTGACTTCATGAAATGGTAAAGAGAACATGTCTTCCAGGCACATTGAAGCTTTCTGCTGGTGGGTTGTTCAGGCTAACTTCCTCCCTTAAATTAAGGTGCTAATAGCTCAGTTTGTGGGTAATATTCAACTCgctaaatgtgagtgagtgaggcagcGCCACAGTGTGCCTTGCATCTATTTGAATACCATAACATTTGAACACTAGTCAGCAACCGTAAAAATTATACTGAGATACCAACACAAAGATTAAATCTTGGCATAATCAAACCATGTTAGTGGCACCACATTGGTTTATAAATGTTCTGTTAAATTTCAGTGCAAACTAATGGTTTTAGCCAGGGACCAAAGACAGTTTCTATATCCTTCTGTTCAGTTAATGGTTTCTTTTTTCGGTGTCATATAAAAtcaaatacattatatatatatatatatatatatatatatatatatatatatatatatatatatatatatatatatatatatatgtgtgtgtgtgtgtgtgtgtgttgtgtgtgtgtgtgtgtgtgtgtgtgtgtgtgtgtgtgtgtgtatatatatatatatatatatatacatgtatacaatACATATCagaacaaaatatgaaattgtaAATTGTTTCACATTTATAGAATTTGGGtcacactttattttaattctgGACACTGGTTTACTATAGATACAAGACATTCTTACAGCAAAAATGGAAATGTTCTTAAATGTTCTTATCATCATTTTTGTTAGTAAAATCCAAAATTAGTATTATTTTCACGTTACTACTGAGTAGTAGTATTTTTTAGATTGCTTATTGAAATAACGTACCGAAGTAGAAAACAAATCCATTTTTACATAAAGGTCTGACCTTTATTCCACATAATTGCAAAGTTTACAGTGAAATTCTAAATGACCCTATATAGTAATAGCAAGGAATGCACTCTACTATAATTATGTCATACAGAATTAACATTTATCATGACTTGGTGACTACCGGGTGAGTGGGGATTTGAATCtgatttgaaaaatgtatgttaAGACTATTtataacataaaaacaaaaacaaaggctatataattaaaaaaaacagaatacatATGTAAGAGTGAAACTGTTCAAAAATACAATTTCCAGCTTGCATGCACAACACAAATCACCTCtgcattttctttatttacaacacacacacagagagagagagagagagagagagagagagagagagagagagagagagagagagagagagagagagagagagagagagagagatctatctACATGCCTAGAACTTTAAAACTCTCATGGACTTTTCTACTTCTACTTTTTCAGATATGAACTGGCTACTCCTACTAccactaattcagaagcactttgctttcacagctgatgaaggacctctgacccAAAGGAAACCacaatttttaatatctctctctctctctctctctctctctctctctctatatatatatatatatatatatatatatatatatatatatatatatatatatatatatatgcaaactgcAAAGTTcttatagaaatatatattgcTCAgagcattattttattttatattttcttggGAAGAAATCTTAGGAAAGACTTAAAAAATCTTAAtaaattcctttttaaaatacattttagaatgaGTTAGAATGAGTTCTAAAATGTGAACATTCTGTAAGAAGAACAGTGTATTCGCAGAAGTCAGAACAACATACAAGACCATCTTATTCTTTTGAGACAGGTCGGTAGGGCATACACCTAGTTTGGGGTTTTGGGACCGCTTTCTGCTGATGCAAAAGCCGTGAGCTCAGTCCTGCTCCAGACCTCTAAAAGCCAGTGATCTTCAGTCTAAGTCAACGCACCGATGCCTGTACTGGAATACAGCGAGAAATGTGGTACATTGTCAAACTCCCAGACAGTAAACAAGCGCCTTGTCAAGATTTGTATACTTTATTGTACATTGCTTTTTTACAATCCTGACACTTAAGAATTTCAAACAGCAATCTTGCCACGCACATACCAGACACTTCTATTCCCTGTTCTCTTGCTTTGTACAAACCGAAGAACGGCAACGGGAGGCCAggatttacacatttttattacGCATTTTCTGGGCCTTTTGCGAGACGATCAAAGACGATTTACAGCCTAACGGAGACTCTTGTAGTCCGACTCAGGCGAAGGGGCGCGTACATGAGAGTGCGCCGAGCTAGAGAGGCGTGGCGTGCCCGTCAATATCCTGGCCTGTGCAACGGAACCTGGACGCCCCGCGGTGTCCACAAACGACCTGCAGCCGATCGTTTCTCTGTAGAAGGAAGAGCACACACGCTTTCGCTCTCCTGATTCCGCAAAGTATCGTTGTACACACCGGTGGTAAGTGTTTATAATCTGACATTTTGTGTATCATAGAGATTGCGAGATGGAGTCAATACAGTTCATTCCCTGCGTGTTTGGACTGATGTAGTGTATCGGGTATGGCGGTCTCAGCATGCGAAGCGGGTAAATTCATGATGCACTATACtatgtaaacaatgtaaaatgcaatggtattttggttttgtttcgtAGTATGTACTAAACGTTAGTTGAGCCCAATGTTTTGAAGTACAGTTTCAAGTCCTGTATCAACCCGGGCCTTACTACAGTGCTCATGAAAAGATGTGCTCATAATATTTCCATGATTTGGGGACATCTTTTTGAAACTGGCATCGAAGTGACCAGACTATAACATTCAAAAAGTGAAagtattttgttttgcattttcatgCCAGTTTCGGGCTTCGGGGCCTACGATCCTACGTCTTTATCTAACCCTATATACAACAAGAGAAGCTTTGCCTTGTACTACACTTTCCATTGATACTTTCTGGTCTTCTTGGCTGTGTGTTACTTAACTAGCTGACTACACGGTGCTCAATGTGTTGCTATctagctagcctagcctagcctagctagcCTGTTACTGCCACTACCACTTTGTGAGCTAGCCTAGCTATCACGGCACCAGGCCTGCTACTGCCAATGCCACCCCGAGAAATCCATTATGAAACGCTATGGTGGTTTTAATCTGTAACAGCAAGCATATGATCCATAACTATAGAGaataaaggttttctttttatgGTTACTTGAACTCGGTTAGCAGAATTTTACTGCTAGCTGGCTAGGTAATGTCTTTTGGCATTGAGTTTCAAAAGTGAGCTAGTGTGAGCTACGCCACTCTTTCCACTTGATGTTTTTCCATTTGCTTTTTTATCTTGACTTATTTGCAGTGTATTGGAGGAGCCTGCgcatttttatcattttcacCCCGTGTAGGGAACTTCTGTTACTTTGGCGCGTTTTGAGGAGTTGATAATGACTTAAAATTAAGGATAACCTAagtcaaaatattttacatatagaATCTATATCTTAAAACGCAGTATTTAATTAACTAATATAACTACGTGCATGtttacaattatttatatagGCCTATATATTGGATCTGTGCTTTACCCCAAGGTAACTTAAACACCTTCGTTTAAAGTCAAATCTGTTCCCGTTTCATTGATTGATTATGAtggggtgttttttgtttttaagatttaagtttgttttaaatagacaTCCTCTGTTATGATTTAATACTTGAGGTCCTTCACTTGTAATACTAAACACGAACAGGCCTGTGCTACTCTGGTATAGGTGTTGAGTATCTTATTTAAAATTGTCCCTTTTGGATTTCTATAAAccttttatatgcatttattatggGAGTATCCTGTTTACCATAGTACACAGTCAATACTAATGTACTTTTAGTAATTTACAGAAGTACTATGTATCAATACACTGTAAAGTGTTTAATTATGGTGCAACAAATCAAAAACGTGACTTGTATGGCTTGGTTTCCACATTACAAATTGCTCTTTTGCTGGTACTACACACGCTACGACCACAGTCGTGCAAACACCTCCGTAAATAAGATACTAAGATAATAATAACCCTTGCCCACCCTTCTGTATGGTGCTGTCACTGGCAGCATCAGTCTCTCTTGTAGTTGGAGGTGTCCAGTAGAGTGGAAGAAGCCATGTCAGGGCAACGGAAAGGTGCAGTGGGGCGTCTGAGAAAGTGTGCCTTCTGTAGAACTAACCGAGAGAAGGAGTGTGGCCAGCTTCTAGTATCAGACAACCAGAGGGTGGCAGCCCACCACAAATGTATGGTGAGTGAACCGTATGCCAGCAGATGTGTTCAatggacagaagaaaaaaaaaaaaagcccacttTCAGAAATGGTTGTAACAGAACTTGTACTTGATTTATAGTTGTGTTTGTCAGGCTGGTTGACCAGTCTTAGTCAATAAACTGAAATTATCTTGCAGTGTGACAGTTATTTACTCATGtaattttcagattttaaaaatattaattaatgaatttactCTACAGCTTTTCTCATCTGCCCTGGTGACCTCTCATTCAGACAGTGAAAACATTGGGGGATTTTCTGTTGAGGATGTGAAGAAGGAGATCAAAAGAGGAAACAAATTGGCAAGTATCGAGCCACTGTCTCTGTAAATCACTCTCAGTATCTGGCAGGATCGGGCTGAGACTTGCGCATTACTGTGATGATGCGCAGAGCTCATGTTGATCTGCCCTTCCCTGTGCGTGCTCGTCCCCCGTACAGATGTGCTCTTCTTGCCACCGGCCCGGGGCTACCATAGGCTGCGATGTAAAGACGTGTCGGCGGACGTACCACTACTACTGTGCCCTATGGGACAAGGCACAGACCAAGGAGAACCCCTCCCAGGGAATTTACCTGTAAACACAATGATGGTTCCCATTGTACATTTCCTTGTGTTTTTCACAATTGTTGATTCTGATGCGTAGCACGGGCCGTTGTGGTTATTGGAATTTTTAGAAATTTCTCTGTGTTCTTTTGTAGAGTTTACTGTCGTAAGCATCGCGACGCCTCCCAAGAAGCCAGCGATGGTGATATGTTCCTGCTGGTTTAATTTTAGTTAGTTATAGATTGGTTTTACTTGTGCTAAATGTTTTAACTGTACGCGCACTCTGTTAGAGGAGCAAGGAGTCGCAGCCAACGATTCCGATTCCTCCCCGCCAAGGAACAGAGGAAGGGGGAGGTTTGAGAAGAGCCGAATCCGAGCCGTGTCTCGTGGCCAATCGGACGACGCCCGCTCGACCTCGTCGCAAGGGCTGGATGAAATGGAAAGCTCCtcaaatgtaaaacatgcatatgtatttgtgcttaTTCTCTTTTCTAGTTATTGTCTAATTATGAGAACATCTTTCATCATCTTTTTTGTGTTGCATGTGCTAGAAGCAGATAGCTTAGTCGTAGACgttctgtttggtgtgtttaccGTAGCGGGACCGGTCCCCTCTGAGGGGCAGCCTGAGTGAGTCAGGGCTTCGTTGTGGTTTCTGCCATGCTGGCGATGAAGAGAATCAGACACGTGGTGTGCTGCATTCTGACAATGCGAAAAAGGTCGCCGCCCACTACAAATGCATGGTGAGTCACTCCATACTTGGCAAACACATTTCAGCAAATGCAGTGAATTGCTAGTGACCTTTAGGTCTCATATCGGACCACACAGATTTTTGCAAATTTAATAGAAATGCTGACATTAAATCTTTTAAACCCTACCGAAGAAATGAACCACTATAATTATGAACTTGTGACTTACTATATTTAAAGTTCAGGGACGTTGGTctgtatgtacatttttatcTTAGATTAGTAAATGTACCCAAAAGCCTTTTGACGTTTCTGAACGTTCTTAATTTCTTACACTTTACCTCTTTTCTGACAGCTTTTCTCTTCGGGAACTGTCCAGCTCACTACAACCTCACGTGCAGAATTTGGGAACTTTGACATTAAAACAGTCATTCAGGAAataaagagaggaaaaagaatgGTGAGTTATTTCACGAACCGATTAAAGTTGGAACACCTTTGCTGACTTGGTGTCAAAGCCTTTATAACTTAATCAGATATGTACTTTAAACATATTAATGCAAGTCGGTTTACAGTTATGTAGCATGTAGGAAGCTTTCAATAAACAGCTGTATAATAAACTGCATCTGTTGCATGTAGGCATAGTGGATTTAGGGTTATTAACCtgtaatgtgtttaaatgttgttcACACAGGGTTTAAACCAGTTTAATTTGTGTTGCTAATATTGAGgatttatttcagaaatgcaCCCTGTGTGGCCAGCTTGGAGCCACCATTGGCTGTGAGATAAAAGCCTGCGTGAAAACCTACCATTATCACTGTGGCCTGCAGGACAAGGCCAAATACATAGAGAACATGGCCCGAGGCATATACAAGTAAGCTGTTGATCGTGCCTTTTTCTTTTAGGAAAGCACGACATGGTGTGCGCCAGTGATCAAAGCCTCAATTTAACACTAGGTGGCATCAAAACATTTGATTTCACTTCATAGTTATGACTAAGACATGTGTCCTTAACATGGGACGTTGCAGTTATTGGACTTTTGCTGTGGAGTATTGTTTTCACAAATCAAGTTTAGCCTTAGTCTTGAAGATA
It encodes the following:
- the cab39l1 gene encoding calcium binding protein 39, like 1 isoform X1 — translated: MPFPFGKSQKNPAEIVKNLKENVACLEKLEASDNKKCEKVAEEVSKNLASLKEVLCGTGDKEPQTEAVAQLAQELYNTNLLITLIANLQRIDFEGKKDVVQLFSNIVRRQIGTRTPTVEYISSHSQILFMLLKGYETADVALNCGMMLRECLRHEPLARTVLFSEDFYCFFRYVELSTFDIASDAFASFKDLLTRHKIMCADFLETNYDRVFTEYEKLLHSDNYVTKRQSLKLLGELLLDRHNFTVMTKYISRAENLKLMMNLLRDNSRNIQFEAFHVFKFTEVPTQDLQSCATTPMVLLLLPQRSASLLHLSLQAGHNCFVLYPDGPRLRPPLLLCSLQLPGLV
- the cab39l1 gene encoding calcium binding protein 39, like 1 isoform X2, with translation MPFPFGKSQKNPAEIVKNLKENVACLEKLEASDNKKCEKVAEEVSKNLASLKEVLCGTGDKEPQTEAVAQLAQELYNTNLLITLIANLQRIDFEGKKDVVQLFSNIVRRQIGTRTPTVEYISSHSQILFMLLKGYETADVALNCGMMLRECLRHEPLARTVLFSEDFYCFFRYVELSTFDIASDAFASFKDLLTRHKIMCADFLETNYDRVFTEYEKLLHSDNYVTKRQSLKLLGELLLDRHNFTVMTKYISRAENLKLMMNLLRDNSRNIQFEAFHVFKVFVANPNKTQPVLDILLKNQSKLVDFLSHFQTDRSEDEQFCDEKNYLMKQIRDLKRPAPPEEV
- the phf6 gene encoding PHD finger protein 6 produces the protein MSGQRKGAVGRLRKCAFCRTNREKECGQLLVSDNQRVAAHHKCMLFSSALVTSHSDSENIGGFSVEDVKKEIKRGNKLMCSSCHRPGATIGCDVKTCRRTYHYYCALWDKAQTKENPSQGIYLVYCRKHRDASQEASDEEQGVAANDSDSSPPRNRGRGRFEKSRIRAVSRGQSDDARSTSSQGLDEMESSSNRDRSPLRGSLSESGLRCGFCHAGDEENQTRGVLHSDNAKKVAAHYKCMLFSSGTVQLTTTSRAEFGNFDIKTVIQEIKRGKRMKCTLCGQLGATIGCEIKACVKTYHYHCGLQDKAKYIENMARGIYKLYCKNHSGNEERDEEDEERESRSRERAASNHEGTSSPSQVNGN